One genomic segment of [Phormidium] sp. ETS-05 includes these proteins:
- a CDS encoding NACHT domain-containing protein: MGVGRSLLKLTIGTGCVVGGLVFPPLLAGQEIVWGTVLATALASVTAGNTANALDALTAGQDPDRVSLENQDLTKAVGKAIAAVITLEARKHPGKTRQYLEKIAAQAKDNWVTIAQQELTQQRYPDLREAKLDQFLTPEKSQLTQQGNLTDTEEEYQLTQQGNLTDTEEEYQLTQQGNLTDTEWGDIFIRLNMAACKGGGFPIPLGVRQQVAKLLHTTFPKALRETLKEDFANDGKAFAGLTLQLLTGMQAQLRQLQASQGGVNVGELSQILQQFQELETQLRGSVTQQQAFFTEISGRIDSGFAEVCQRLGVMETTIAELLQTLEERLVELRQEVTEFRQEVRQGLEALHNQPGGRQLSKQEYRNRQNILTQMRTEVESRLTQSIHRAAFVNLGKEQQPQQVQRPWDMSVKVGEQRSVQLPPQTTILDVFDNPTISGKFLILGKPGGGKTTTLLELAEALIERADGNSDAPIPVILELSSWQEVTKREFPKVWEQRIYDPSIKEWVLSQLMSKGVSQDIGEQWLREKELVLLLDGLDELQPERQAKCVRAINQFLGSEFSPLHLVVCSRKEEYEVYEEKLHLNGAICLEDLTNEQIRNYFASVNLEEFWETIKGSEKIVDFIRQPLFLAVTSIAYEQIDVEEWRNYHREDRAIDYLLGVYQVTRLKDVPRFYAKKESIEYLKTLNILIRLSKTMTETQLDNLSTYKIDLPFFISYFKLSFDTTTTSFYFHIINHIFGIGLLAFSGILLYWYGTIKLDVLIGIVIIYFLFHVIWNIFVYFLIKKTNYKQPEIIIISLIIFLVYCNGLDFMNKMGISTKITTILFTTFGVNVDQFYSRYIVIMELIIWVIMYSLFMGLGLLLNKEFILKNWIRTIQHLAIELMAIGIFIGLPCSVLVYLFIQNLAWYLDLFGVIVFCLLLLLILGFLQSSYNLLRHFLLRLTLWLTGQMPWNITRFLDYCTERLILQRVGNRYRFIHRLVQEHFANLEIQKE; this comes from the coding sequence ATGGGTGTAGGCCGATCGCTTCTAAAATTAACCATTGGGACTGGCTGCGTTGTCGGTGGATTAGTATTTCCGCCTCTCTTGGCTGGGCAAGAAATTGTTTGGGGGACAGTCTTGGCGACGGCTTTAGCTAGTGTTACCGCTGGGAATACAGCTAATGCCCTTGATGCCTTAACCGCAGGGCAAGACCCAGATAGGGTATCCCTAGAAAATCAGGATTTAACCAAAGCGGTGGGGAAAGCGATCGCTGCCGTCATCACCCTCGAAGCCAGAAAACACCCCGGCAAAACCCGTCAATATTTAGAAAAAATTGCCGCCCAAGCTAAGGATAACTGGGTCACGATCGCCCAACAAGAACTCACCCAGCAACGTTACCCCGACCTGCGAGAAGCCAAACTCGACCAATTCCTCACCCCCGAAAAATCCCAACTCACCCAACAAGGCAACCTCACCGATACCGAGGAAGAATACCAACTCACCCAACAAGGCAACCTCACCGATACCGAGGAAGAATACCAACTCACCCAACAAGGCAACCTCACCGATACTGAATGGGGGGATATTTTTATCCGCCTCAACATGGCTGCCTGTAAAGGGGGTGGCTTTCCCATTCCCTTGGGGGTGCGTCAACAAGTCGCCAAATTACTCCACACCACCTTCCCCAAAGCCTTGCGAGAAACCCTCAAAGAAGACTTTGCCAACGATGGAAAAGCCTTTGCCGGATTAACGTTGCAGTTACTCACGGGGATGCAGGCACAACTGAGGCAACTGCAAGCTAGTCAAGGGGGGGTAAATGTTGGGGAGTTAAGCCAAATCCTGCAACAGTTTCAGGAATTGGAAACCCAGTTACGGGGAAGTGTCACTCAGCAGCAGGCATTTTTTACGGAGATTTCCGGCAGGATTGATTCCGGTTTTGCAGAAGTCTGTCAACGGTTGGGGGTGATGGAAACCACGATCGCCGAATTGTTACAAACCCTAGAGGAACGCCTAGTGGAGTTGCGCCAAGAAGTGACGGAATTTCGTCAAGAGGTGCGCCAGGGGTTGGAGGCGCTGCACAATCAACCGGGGGGGCGACAGTTATCTAAACAGGAGTATCGCAATCGTCAAAATATCTTGACTCAGATGCGAACCGAGGTAGAAAGCCGTTTAACCCAGTCTATCCACCGGGCGGCGTTCGTGAATTTGGGCAAGGAACAGCAACCCCAGCAGGTGCAACGTCCTTGGGATATGTCCGTGAAGGTGGGGGAACAGCGCAGTGTTCAGTTACCCCCCCAGACGACGATTCTGGATGTGTTTGATAATCCCACGATTTCCGGCAAGTTCCTGATTTTAGGCAAACCGGGGGGCGGCAAAACCACGACCTTATTAGAGTTAGCGGAAGCTTTAATTGAGCGGGCGGATGGGAATAGCGATGCCCCCATTCCGGTGATTTTGGAGCTTTCGAGTTGGCAGGAGGTGACAAAACGGGAGTTTCCCAAAGTCTGGGAGCAAAGAATATATGATCCCTCGATTAAGGAGTGGGTTCTGTCTCAGCTTATGAGTAAAGGGGTGAGTCAGGACATCGGGGAACAGTGGCTTCGGGAGAAGGAGTTAGTGTTGTTGTTGGATGGGTTGGATGAATTGCAACCGGAACGTCAGGCAAAGTGTGTCCGAGCAATTAATCAGTTTTTAGGCAGTGAGTTTTCACCGTTGCATTTGGTAGTGTGCAGTCGCAAGGAGGAATATGAAGTCTATGAGGAGAAGTTGCACTTAAATGGGGCAATTTGTTTGGAGGATTTGACGAATGAGCAAATTCGGAATTATTTTGCTTCGGTCAATCTAGAGGAGTTTTGGGAGACTATCAAGGGGTCGGAGAAGATTGTTGATTTTATTCGGCAGCCTTTGTTTTTGGCGGTTACGAGTATTGCGTATGAACAAATTGATGTTGAGGAGTGGCGGAATTACCACAGGGAAGATAGAGCTATTGATTATTTGCTTGGTGTTTATCAAGTCACCAGATTAAAGGATGTTCCTAGATTTTATGCAAAAAAGGAAAGTATAGAATATTTGAAGACACTCAATATATTAATCCGACTGTCTAAGACGATGACTGAAACTCAGCTAGACAATTTGTCCACATACAAAATTGACTTACCCTTTTTTATTTCATATTTTAAGCTTAGTTTTGATACCACTACCACATCTTTTTATTTCCATATTATTAATCATATCTTTGGAATTGGATTATTAGCTTTTTCTGGTATATTGTTGTACTGGTATGGAACAATTAAGCTAGATGTTTTGATAGGGATCGTAATTATTTATTTTTTATTTCATGTTATTTGGAATATTTTTGTGTATTTTTTAATAAAAAAAACCAATTACAAACAACCTGAAATCATTATAATTTCGCTTATAATATTTTTGGTTTATTGTAATGGGCTAGATTTTATGAATAAGATGGGAATTTCGACGAAAATAACAACCATTTTATTTACTACTTTTGGTGTAAATGTTGATCAATTTTATTCAAGATATATCGTAATAATGGAATTAATAATTTGGGTAATTATGTATTCATTGTTTATGGGTCTTGGTTTATTATTAAATAAGGAATTTATTCTTAAAAATTGGATACGAACAATTCAGCATTTAGCTATAGAACTTATGGCTATAGGTATATTTATAGGTTTACCATGTTCGGTTTTGGTATATCTATTCATACAAAATTTAGCTTGGTATTTAGATTTGTTTGGAGTGATTGTTTTTTGTTTGTTGTTGTTACTCATTTTAGGATTTTTACAAAGTTCATACAACTTATTACGTCATTTTTTACTACGCCTAACCCTGTGGCTAACAGGTCAAATGCCTTGGAATATCACCCGGTTCCTCGACTACTGTACAGAACGCCTCATCCTGCAACGAGTCGGCAACCGCTACCGCTTTATCCATCGCCTCGTGCAAGAACACTTCGCCAACCTGGAAATCCAGAAAGAGTAA
- a CDS encoding type II toxin-antitoxin system VapC family toxin yields MIYLLDTNTCIQYLTGRNLNVINKFKITPRQDICLCDVVKAELYYGAFRSVKKEQNLALYELFFSQYVSLPFNGKSAKIYGEIRSELSKSGTPIGAYDFQIAAIALANNLMLVTHNTKEFQRVKSLQLEDWEENI; encoded by the coding sequence ATGATTTATTTACTAGATACTAATACTTGTATTCAATATTTAACGGGGCGTAATCTTAATGTAATCAATAAATTTAAAATTACTCCTCGCCAAGATATTTGTTTATGTGATGTAGTCAAAGCAGAATTATATTATGGTGCTTTTCGTAGTGTCAAAAAAGAGCAAAATCTCGCTTTATATGAGTTATTTTTCTCTCAATATGTTAGTTTACCCTTTAATGGAAAATCAGCGAAAATTTATGGTGAAATTCGCTCGGAATTATCAAAATCAGGTACTCCCATAGGTGCTTATGACTTTCAAATTGCGGCTATTGCTTTAGCTAATAATCTGATGTTAGTAACTCATAATACTAAAGAGTTTCAAAGAGTAAAAAGTTTACAACTTGAAGATTGGGAGGAAAATATTTAA
- a CDS encoding DMT family transporter, protein MSRSFHWQVFVVLAMAIAAVSTASIFIRWALEAAGERGVGFSLMLAASRLSLAALILLPTWRRMQIRQFNRPAWGYALGAGAFLALHFATWITSLAYTSIAASTTLVTTNPIWVSLIAWVWFGEKISRKTTVGIAVAIVGSLLIGLADSSGGGSGSNPLLGNFLALVGSWTVSFYLLLGRESQRRGMNLGSYTAVAYTTAALILLPLPLSFGSSYTGYPASVYWSILLMALLPQLVGHTGINWAVSRISPTTVTLSILFEPLAASLMGYLVFGEVPPLQVIGGGLVLLAGVAVAALGSR, encoded by the coding sequence ATGAGCAGGAGTTTTCATTGGCAGGTGTTCGTGGTGTTGGCAATGGCGATCGCAGCGGTATCCACGGCGTCGATTTTCATTCGCTGGGCCCTAGAAGCGGCGGGAGAACGGGGAGTGGGTTTTTCCCTGATGTTGGCAGCATCCCGCCTAAGTTTAGCCGCTTTGATATTGCTGCCAACTTGGCGGCGGATGCAAATTAGGCAATTTAATCGCCCTGCTTGGGGGTATGCGCTGGGGGCGGGGGCGTTTTTGGCGCTGCATTTTGCCACTTGGATTACTTCCCTGGCTTACACTTCCATTGCCGCTTCTACCACCCTAGTCACTACCAATCCCATTTGGGTTTCCCTGATTGCTTGGGTGTGGTTTGGGGAAAAAATCAGCCGCAAAACCACTGTAGGCATTGCCGTTGCCATAGTTGGCAGTCTCCTGATTGGTTTAGCAGATAGCAGCGGCGGCGGTTCTGGGAGTAACCCTCTCCTAGGCAATTTCCTGGCTTTAGTTGGTTCCTGGACCGTGAGTTTCTACCTCCTTTTGGGGCGGGAGTCCCAACGCCGGGGGATGAATTTAGGCAGCTACACCGCCGTAGCTTATACTACTGCGGCTCTGATTCTGTTACCTTTACCTCTCAGTTTTGGGAGTAGTTATACTGGTTATCCTGCCTCAGTTTATTGGAGTATTTTATTAATGGCTTTGTTGCCGCAATTGGTGGGGCATACGGGGATTAATTGGGCAGTATCGCGCATATCTCCTACTACGGTAACGCTTTCGATTTTATTTGAACCTTTGGCAGCGAGTTTGATGGGTTATTTAGTGTTTGGTGAAGTGCCGCCGCTGCAAGTAATTGGGGGTGGGTTGGTGTTGCTTGCTGGTGTGGCGGTGGCGGCGTTGGGGAGTCGGTGA
- a CDS encoding phycobiliprotein lyase — MTIVDFFQQSAGKWLSQRTSQNLSSMQSIAGTTDLWIEPLGADDREVVELQTKYGTDPALFQCGARIRWETKPTLDNRKESGATILVAFGSKDTPQEGKLLQKSTLSPTTFGASRYTIGTDDAVTLITESDTMYAEERLWFAAPNLRLRTSFVKHTNGTSLASFCSEIRMGNG; from the coding sequence ATGACTATAGTAGATTTCTTTCAGCAGAGTGCTGGCAAATGGCTTTCCCAGCGCACCAGTCAAAACCTCAGTTCTATGCAATCCATAGCGGGAACTACAGACCTGTGGATTGAACCCCTAGGGGCGGACGATCGCGAAGTCGTCGAACTGCAAACCAAATATGGCACGGACCCCGCCCTCTTCCAATGCGGCGCCCGTATCCGATGGGAAACCAAACCCACCCTAGACAACCGCAAAGAATCCGGTGCCACAATTTTAGTCGCCTTCGGCAGCAAAGACACCCCCCAAGAAGGCAAATTACTGCAAAAAAGCACCCTCAGCCCCACCACCTTCGGGGCCAGTCGCTACACGATCGGCACCGACGACGCCGTTACCCTCATCACCGAATCCGATACCATGTATGCCGAAGAGCGGCTCTGGTTCGCCGCCCCCAACCTCCGCCTGCGGACCAGCTTCGTCAAGCACACCAACGGCACCAGCCTCGCCTCCTTCTGTAGCGAAATTCGCATGGGCAACGGGTGA
- a CDS encoding glycosyltransferase family 2 protein, which produces MATAYSLVIPIFNEEAIIPELWNRLGAVIPTLDGDTEVIFVNDGSYDSSLDILTQLAQQHPEIKVIALSRNFGHQCAIAAGIDHAQGQAVILMDGDLQDPPEAIPTFISHWQQGYHVVYAIRTKRKESLPKRIAFTTFYRLHHLLSGIDIPLDAGIFSLMDRKVILALRQMPERNKYISGLRAYAGFRQTGVIIERGHRYSGEPRVTILKLFKLAFDGIFAFSNIPLKLATYLGLVCATSSFLLGLIGLYYKFILGRTFLSWAYGLTTTFFMGGIQLIFLGIIGEYIGRIYDEVKQRPYYIIADKINF; this is translated from the coding sequence ATGGCAACTGCTTATTCCCTAGTTATCCCCATTTTCAACGAAGAGGCAATTATCCCCGAACTCTGGAACCGTTTAGGGGCAGTCATCCCCACCCTTGACGGCGACACCGAAGTGATTTTCGTCAATGATGGCAGTTATGACTCATCCCTAGACATCCTGACTCAACTGGCCCAACAGCATCCCGAAATCAAAGTTATCGCCTTGTCGAGAAACTTCGGCCATCAATGCGCGATCGCTGCCGGTATCGACCACGCCCAAGGTCAAGCCGTCATCCTCATGGACGGAGACCTACAAGACCCCCCCGAAGCCATCCCCACCTTCATCAGCCATTGGCAACAAGGATATCACGTCGTTTATGCCATCCGCACCAAACGCAAAGAATCATTGCCCAAACGAATCGCCTTTACCACCTTCTATCGCCTCCACCACCTCCTATCCGGTATCGATATCCCCCTCGATGCAGGCATATTTTCCCTAATGGATAGAAAAGTCATCCTTGCCCTTCGCCAGATGCCCGAACGCAACAAATACATCAGCGGATTAAGAGCCTATGCCGGATTTCGCCAAACCGGCGTTATCATTGAACGCGGACATCGCTACAGCGGCGAGCCCCGCGTCACCATCTTAAAACTCTTCAAACTCGCTTTTGATGGCATTTTCGCCTTTTCCAACATCCCCCTCAAACTCGCCACCTATCTCGGCTTAGTCTGCGCCACATCTTCTTTTCTGCTTGGTCTCATTGGCTTATACTACAAATTTATTTTAGGTCGAACATTTCTATCCTGGGCTTACGGATTAACCACCACATTCTTTATGGGAGGCATTCAGCTAATCTTCCTCGGCATCATCGGCGAATATATCGGAAGAATCTACGATGAAGTAAAACAAAGACCATACTATATTATAGCAGATAAAATTAACTTTTAG
- a CDS encoding bifunctional 2-polyprenyl-6-hydroxyphenol methylase/3-demethylubiquinol 3-O-methyltransferase UbiG: protein MTIDNYPLILPYSYSPLPTPGVGAGVRAFWLANYQEFKKLAKLDILMEILNSYVKSAPSIANAVNIFQGEWAAQLPGDLAALTGGKFKMFQDKRIPWAVEQLGGIEGKRVLEIGPLEAGHTYQLEKFGAREIIAVEANTRAYLKCLVVKEILGLQRARFLCGDCGEYLRENQQERFDVVFASGILYHLLNPVEFIGLLAGGTDAVFIWTHYYDAAVVATNVNIVDKFGGVEDAEYGGFRHKLYRYGYQSALESAGFCGGSNYFSYWMSREDILGALAHFGLPEIVINFEQPEHPHGPCFALMARRRVGEKM, encoded by the coding sequence TTGACAATTGATAATTATCCCTTGATTCTCCCGTATTCCTACTCCCCTCTCCCTACGCCGGGTGTGGGGGCGGGGGTGAGGGCTTTCTGGCTCGCAAATTATCAAGAATTCAAAAAATTAGCCAAATTAGATATACTTATGGAAATTCTCAATAGCTATGTGAAATCGGCTCCCAGCATTGCCAATGCAGTGAATATTTTTCAGGGAGAATGGGCGGCACAATTACCCGGAGATTTGGCTGCCTTAACGGGCGGTAAGTTTAAAATGTTTCAGGATAAGCGTATTCCCTGGGCGGTGGAGCAATTGGGGGGAATTGAGGGAAAGCGAGTGTTAGAAATTGGTCCCCTAGAGGCGGGACATACTTATCAGTTGGAAAAATTTGGCGCCAGGGAAATTATCGCCGTGGAGGCGAATACTCGCGCTTATCTAAAATGTTTGGTTGTCAAGGAGATTTTGGGGTTACAGAGGGCGCGTTTTCTCTGCGGCGACTGTGGGGAATACTTGCGAGAGAATCAACAAGAAAGATTTGATGTGGTTTTTGCCAGTGGGATTCTGTATCATTTGCTAAATCCGGTGGAGTTTATTGGTTTGCTAGCAGGGGGGACGGATGCGGTGTTTATCTGGACTCATTATTATGATGCAGCAGTGGTGGCGACTAATGTTAATATAGTCGATAAGTTTGGCGGTGTAGAGGATGCAGAGTATGGGGGATTTCGCCATAAGCTGTATCGCTATGGGTATCAAAGTGCTTTGGAGTCTGCGGGTTTTTGTGGTGGCAGCAATTATTTTAGTTATTGGATGAGCCGGGAGGATATTTTGGGGGCTTTAGCGCATTTTGGTTTGCCGGAAATAGTGATTAATTTTGAGCAACCGGAACACCCCCACGGGCCTTGTTTTGCACTAATGGCAAGGCGGCGGGTTGGGGAAAAAATGTAA
- the ruvB gene encoding Holliday junction branch migration DNA helicase RuvB: protein MAIISSQNQSPEPKRQRGAAEKSAGEAYRKTKPRDSALLKGEATQDEQDKNQLEEGIRPKSLAEYIGQKDLKQVLEIGIAAAKSRGEPLDHLLLYGPPGLGKTTMAVILAAEMQTQCKITTAPALERPRDIVGLLVNLQPGDVLFIDEIHRLSRMTEEILYPAMEDGRVDITIGKGSSARIRSLPLHPFTLVGATTKVGALTSPLRDRFGLIQRLRFYEVEELTQVVLRTASILQIAINEPGAAEIARRARGTPRIANRLLKRVRDYAQVKAPGEITNELAAAALELFQVDFWGLDWTDRRLLTVMIENFNGGPVGLETLAAATGEDAQTIEEVYEPYLLQVGLLNRTHRGRIATPAAWKHLGYKPPEAQLSLFADR from the coding sequence ATGGCGATAATTTCTTCTCAAAATCAATCTCCTGAACCGAAGCGGCAGCGGGGAGCGGCGGAAAAATCGGCTGGTGAGGCTTACCGGAAAACGAAGCCTAGGGATTCTGCTTTGCTCAAAGGGGAAGCCACCCAGGATGAGCAAGATAAAAATCAGTTGGAAGAGGGGATTAGACCAAAAAGTTTGGCGGAGTATATTGGGCAAAAGGATTTAAAACAGGTGTTGGAAATTGGGATTGCGGCGGCGAAATCTCGCGGGGAACCGCTCGACCATTTGCTGTTGTATGGGCCGCCGGGATTGGGGAAAACGACGATGGCGGTGATTTTGGCGGCGGAGATGCAAACTCAATGCAAAATTACCACGGCGCCTGCTTTGGAGCGTCCGAGGGATATTGTGGGTTTGTTGGTGAATTTGCAGCCGGGGGATGTGTTGTTTATTGATGAAATTCACCGGTTAAGTCGGATGACGGAGGAGATTTTGTATCCGGCGATGGAGGATGGCCGGGTTGATATTACCATTGGCAAGGGGTCGAGTGCGCGGATTCGCAGTTTGCCTTTGCATCCGTTTACCCTGGTGGGAGCGACGACGAAGGTGGGGGCGTTGACTTCGCCGTTGCGCGATCGCTTTGGGTTGATTCAAAGATTGCGGTTTTATGAAGTGGAGGAATTGACGCAAGTGGTGTTGCGAACGGCGTCAATTCTGCAAATTGCCATTAACGAACCCGGTGCAGCAGAAATTGCCCGTCGGGCTCGGGGAACGCCGCGCATTGCCAACCGCCTGCTCAAACGAGTGCGAGACTATGCTCAGGTAAAAGCACCCGGAGAAATCACCAACGAACTGGCGGCGGCAGCTCTGGAACTATTCCAGGTGGATTTTTGGGGGTTAGATTGGACGGACCGGCGGTTGCTGACGGTGATGATTGAAAATTTCAACGGCGGTCCGGTGGGCTTGGAGACTCTGGCGGCGGCGACGGGAGAGGACGCCCAAACCATTGAGGAGGTTTATGAGCCCTATTTGCTGCAAGTGGGGTTGCTCAACCGCACTCACCGGGGGCGCATCGCCACGCCTGCGGCTTGGAAGCATTTGGGCTACAAACCGCCGGAAGCACAACTATCCCTATTTGCTGACCGCTGA
- a CDS encoding N-acetylmuramoyl-L-alanine amidase: MNTKVGKTLLRHWLLPGIVGAFLAAVPAEAAVLQSWRFQAAGNQLSFVAAGGVQPQAQLIADPVRLVIDLPGTTLGNIRQSQRVGGAIREIRVGQVDSRTARIVVELANGYTIDPSQVRFRGLSAESWTVELPSPQRIEDVGRGRTVPNQNSGDIAAASTVLQDIQVGDTGIVLQTSGSPPQIDVKQAGDRSWMSVDLTGVTISPSLGRRNRAVNSFGVDRLQVMQISSSPPVTRVTLNMGNRAQDWETQVSSNGGVLLWPKGSTPPTLAAQGGPATIESVQLRNNGTELVVRADKPLTFTSGWDRQTAAYGITIYSARLSEDVELPRGGSGSPVLWVRQRQDKPNSVTLLLQPGAGVEILGVNQPSAQQLSLQVRPGSVAVTPPLPSNPDYPPTYPVANPPRPVSEPDYPRLPNQRVVIVVDPGHGGSDAGAIGIGGLREKDLNLEVSLQVAQILEQNGIQVVLTRRDDRDVELEPRTVMANRVNADLFVSIHANAIDMSRPDVNGIETYYYESGRALAEYIHRSILESFDVNDRGVRRARFYVLRHTNMPAVLVEMGFVTGRDDARMLADPAQRQRMAQAIARGIMRYAQAGR, encoded by the coding sequence ATGAACACCAAAGTGGGTAAAACTCTTCTCAGGCACTGGTTACTACCCGGTATCGTGGGTGCCTTTCTCGCTGCTGTGCCCGCTGAGGCGGCTGTCCTCCAATCGTGGCGGTTTCAAGCTGCCGGAAACCAGCTTTCTTTTGTCGCTGCAGGCGGGGTGCAGCCCCAAGCTCAGCTCATTGCTGACCCAGTACGTTTGGTGATTGATTTACCAGGAACGACTTTGGGTAATATCCGCCAAAGCCAGCGGGTAGGGGGAGCGATTCGGGAAATTCGGGTGGGTCAGGTGGACTCCCGGACGGCGAGGATTGTGGTGGAATTGGCCAATGGTTACACGATCGACCCAAGTCAGGTGAGGTTTCGGGGTTTGTCGGCGGAATCTTGGACGGTGGAATTGCCATCACCCCAAAGGATAGAGGATGTGGGTAGGGGTCGAACTGTGCCTAATCAGAATTCTGGGGATATTGCGGCGGCGAGTACGGTGTTACAGGATATCCAAGTGGGGGATACAGGTATTGTGCTGCAAACTTCTGGGAGTCCGCCTCAGATAGATGTGAAGCAAGCGGGCGATCGCTCCTGGATGAGTGTAGATTTAACCGGAGTCACCATATCCCCTAGTTTGGGCCGCCGGAATCGAGCGGTAAACAGCTTCGGGGTGGACCGCCTACAGGTGATGCAAATCTCCAGTTCTCCCCCGGTAACTCGTGTCACCCTGAATATGGGTAATCGGGCTCAAGATTGGGAAACGCAAGTGAGCAGTAACGGTGGGGTGCTGCTGTGGCCCAAGGGTTCGACGCCTCCAACTTTGGCAGCACAGGGCGGACCTGCGACGATCGAGTCTGTGCAGTTGCGCAACAATGGCACGGAATTGGTGGTAAGGGCGGATAAACCCCTCACTTTCACTAGCGGCTGGGACCGCCAGACTGCTGCTTATGGGATTACGATTTACTCCGCTCGCTTGTCGGAAGATGTGGAGTTACCCAGAGGTGGTTCGGGTTCGCCGGTGTTGTGGGTGCGCCAACGTCAGGATAAACCCAATAGTGTGACTTTGTTGCTGCAGCCCGGAGCGGGGGTGGAAATTTTGGGCGTGAATCAACCTAGTGCCCAGCAGTTATCCCTGCAAGTGCGCCCCGGTTCGGTAGCGGTGACGCCACCGCTCCCCTCCAATCCTGATTATCCACCCACCTATCCGGTAGCTAATCCACCGAGACCAGTGTCTGAGCCTGATTATCCCCGTCTTCCCAACCAGCGGGTGGTGATTGTGGTGGACCCCGGACATGGGGGCAGCGATGCGGGGGCGATCGGCATCGGCGGACTGCGCGAGAAGGATCTTAATTTAGAGGTGTCGCTACAGGTGGCGCAGATTCTGGAGCAAAATGGGATTCAAGTGGTTTTGACTCGCCGGGACGATCGGGATGTGGAACTCGAGCCCCGAACGGTGATGGCGAATCGCGTTAATGCCGATTTATTCGTCAGCATCCACGCTAATGCCATTGATATGAGTCGCCCGGACGTGAATGGCATTGAGACTTACTATTACGAAAGCGGTCGCGCTCTGGCGGAATATATCCACCGCAGCATTTTGGAGAGCTTCGATGTGAACGATCGGGGCGTGCGGCGGGCCCGTTTCTACGTCTTGCGCCATACCAATATGCCCGCCGTGTTAGTGGAAATGGGTTTTGTCACCGGTCGCGATGATGCACGGATGCTCGCCGACCCGGCCCAGCGTCAGCGGATGGCGCAGGCGATCGCTCGGGGCATCATGCGCTACGCTCAGGCAGGGCGCTAA
- a CDS encoding tetratricopeptide repeat protein gives MIQLTKFFWVFLFSITLWLVNGTAGLADSGMENFSPEQMANSEVLADKAMAATAAGNLAVAEEYWTEMLDRLPKDAAIWSNRGNVRVSQGKLMAGLEDHNQAIALAPSVPDAYLNRGIAFEALGRYTEAIADYNQALSLDPQDPVAYNNRGNAAAGKGDWQAAVTDYHTAWELAPNFAFARANWALALYQTGETEAALPPSNTLCANTPNLPTLAPPSPPPSGWKAKSEKPRATGLPP, from the coding sequence ATGATTCAGTTGACAAAGTTTTTTTGGGTTTTCCTCTTCAGCATCACATTATGGCTGGTAAATGGGACTGCAGGGCTGGCGGATTCTGGGATGGAGAACTTCAGTCCCGAACAAATGGCTAACTCTGAGGTTTTGGCAGATAAGGCAATGGCGGCGACGGCGGCGGGAAATTTGGCCGTGGCGGAGGAATACTGGACAGAAATGCTCGATCGCCTGCCCAAAGATGCGGCCATTTGGAGCAATCGGGGGAATGTGCGGGTGAGCCAGGGTAAACTGATGGCAGGATTAGAAGACCATAACCAGGCGATCGCCCTGGCTCCTTCTGTCCCAGACGCTTATCTAAATCGAGGTATTGCTTTCGAGGCTCTCGGACGCTACACCGAGGCGATCGCTGACTACAACCAAGCCCTTTCCCTCGACCCCCAAGACCCCGTAGCCTACAACAACCGAGGTAACGCCGCCGCCGGAAAGGGAGATTGGCAAGCCGCAGTCACCGACTACCACACCGCCTGGGAGCTGGCTCCTAACTTCGCCTTTGCCCGCGCCAACTGGGCTCTCGCCCTCTATCAAACCGGCGAAACCGAAGCCGCCTTACCGCCCTCAAACACATTGTGCGCAAATACCCCAAATTTGCCGACGCTCGCGCCGCCCTCACCGCCGCCCTCTGGGTGGAAGGCAAAATCGGAGAAGCCGAGAGCAACTGGTTTGCCGCCGTAG